The sequence TCATAGTTATtaccatgttcacactaaggggagaaatgttgggAAATATATTGTTAGTATTCACATAATATGAGTTGTTAACACAACTCATGTAGGTGTGATTATTTGCTAAGATTTGTTTGTttgttgagttgttaaaacaactctaaTAATTAGTGAGCAACTCTAATAATTAGTGAGTTGTTCCTATAATGTAGGAACTAAAACTCCTATAAGCGTGTAATCCATTCTACGAGTGAGAGAATAACAAGTATTATCATAATTCTTTTTCTCTCTGAAAAACAATTGTGACGGGGATTAGGATGGTTATTTGTAGGAATCAAggcattaattaattattatttagaaGAAatattgagaaattagaataatttAAGAGGACCTGATATAATTAATTTGATAAATCAATTATAAGGCTCAAGAgacaaatttaatatattttaattaatttcgaGAAGAATAAGGACTGGCATAactaatataattaattatgcaaaaaggctaaattaattaaatattaatttaattaattttaggtgtctacacattcaTCAACAACTACATGAGAAAAAATAATATATAGTTTTGCTAGTATCATTAGGGTGGATTGGGTTAGTCAAGGTAATTTTATGTTCAATAAAGGGatgatttgaaataaaaattgacaaaattattaGTTAACAACCAAAATGTAAATTTCTATCAAACAACAAGCAATGAACACTGATTAATTGAGTAATAAACACAAGGTAAAAGGTGGGAGAGGTCGTATGGGTTGATTTAATGCTTCCATTGGGTTTGATTTAATTGTGAGGGTGTTTTATTCATGGCATGTGTATTGCGTGCTAGAGCATCAAGTCATCATCAAATTTGGCATGTATGTCTACTCTTTTTTAGGTACTTATAGGAGATAATTTTGGAGTATGAGTTCTTTTTTGAAAGAGTTTCCTAAAGTGTATCAATGTCTCTCTTTTGAGTGGTTTTTTTTTCATTCATTCTTATTATATGTGGTTTACACTTGAATATTATCTAAATTTGTGGATCTTACCATCATGACATATTTTCTCTTATGGTTAATGTGAAATTATTTCATACCATGGTTAGTATAAAAAAATCTATATTTTCATTTGGTGcccatttaatattaaaaaatgctTATGATTTTCATACTAGTAGtgtaaaatttatttcaaaatttgcattttgatgCCATTTTACTTTTAGAGTTGTTCCTATTTTGAGAGAATGTCTTAATACTTATACATTGGCATACTCTTGTATAAAATCAAGCCCTTTTATCTAGCATCTACACACAACACTATGcttattatgccgagaggcatctacaatgacatcaaaatgtccgtaaacaaaaatctatttttgaaacaatttgacatgcgaatgacaggtaaatgcatgaaatatgtcatgtttcagcttttgtgtaggtgttattttattattccaaataaaatagaaccctcgccacttgtttCTAGCTAGATTCACAGCTTTTTGCATAcaagactttaatggatttgtatttagTGTTTAGTATTTtcaaagaacatttattttacagatggttctcttctattataagatatctctcggcgtattttacatatatttttaaatataagtatactagttacCATATCTTACTCATATGTAAGCGTTTTGCCATACATTTGACTTATTTGTTCACTTTTCATGATTTTGCATGCATTGATCTCAATGCATTTATTTTTTATCATGATTTTGTATGTTTTGATGCCAATTTAAGTTTCTAGTCATGAGATCATCCCCAAAAGCTTGAACTTGATCTCCCTAAATTCAAATTCATAAAATTTAATTTGTACAAATAGGCCTCCTTCACCTTTTATCTAAAACTAAATATGTAGATACTGCCATGCGCTACTATTTAAAGacattcatttacattcatttaggaAATCATTCACACATTTAGAGCTATCACTCATTCTAAATCATTTAAGTTAATAAAATTTGatagttaaaataaataaataaattatattctagataatcaaaacaaaataataaaattcacaaaACCACTGAAGCTGCAAAATTATGAAATCACCTATTTTAAAATACACCTTTGAATTCAAAACCCCTTTACATGGAACGGCAACCTAACCCAGCAGAAACCAACAGAGGATCGACTGACAGGATTATCTATTACATGCTAAAATCACTAAAACACAATAACGAAAATCTTGTGCAGCCATCATTTGGCTGCAAATAGAAACAGTGCTCTTATAAGCCTATTGCAATATCAGAAGAGTAACATTTACAGTGCTTGGTGAACGACTTTCCTCCCTAAAGCGTTTTAACTTGTTTTGTGTGCTTTAAACAACAGGTAATGAGTTTGCAGCAACGAGGCATCACTGCCGAGCAATTGTGTAGTGCTCTACGGATTATGGTGTAACAAGAAAAGCTGAGAAAGGAGAACTTGATCTTGATGGCATTGGCATTTAATGCATTTAATTATGGATCACTTGAATCTTACCTCTCTTGTGAACTCTGTAACAGCAGTTCTAAAGTGCCAAAAGTACGCGCATGTTGTCTGGATTGCTAGTTTTGGAACTAAAATACAATCATTGGCTTTTGGATATCACGGTAGCTGTGCACGGATTGAAGATTATCGTGAAGAAGATTCAACGGAGAATGAGCAGCCTAAAAATTGCTACGATTCCATTAGCGAACATGTTAGTAATTTGTGCAGAAATGGTCCACTTCTAGTGGATTCTAACACATATACGTGTCTCCTGCAAGAGTGTGTCAAATCTAAAGCACTAGAAGGAGGTCAAAGGATTCATACCCACATGATCAAAACGGGGTTCAAGCCTTGTGTTTTTCTCCAGACGAATCTTGTTAATATGTATGCCAAATGCGGTAGTTTGGAGGACGCGCGACAGGTGCTTGACAAAATACCTAAACCAGATATAGTTTCATGGAATTCACTAATTTCGGGATATGCCCAATATGGACATTATGAGGATGTTCAGAGACAATTTTGGCAAATGCGTAAGTTGGGAATGAATGTAGATCACTTCACATTTGCTACCATGTTGAGTGCATGCGCAAAGCTTGGTGACCTCAGACAGGGAAAGCAGATTCATACCCACATTATTAGAACCGGTTTCCGGTCTCAGCTTTTTGTATCAAATGCACTAGTTGATATGTATGCTAAGTGTGGGAGGCTAGAAGAAGCTCATATTGTGTTTGATGAAGCTTCTGAACGAGATGGAATTTCTTGGAATGCACTGATTACAGGATATGCACAGAATGGGCATGATGAGGAGACACTGAAACTTTTTGGCCAAATGCAACAATTGGGGTTGAAACCAACATTTTTTACATTTGGTAGTATTCTCAAGGCATGTGGTGATGGTGGAATTCAAGAACGTGGGAAAGTAATCCATGCTTATATCATTAAAACTGGATTTGAAACAGATGTCTTTGTTGGATCTGCTATAGTTGATATGTACGCTAAATGTAGGGCTATAGCTGACGCGCTTAAAGTGTTCCACAAAATGCCTGCGAGAAATGTAGCTACCTATAATGTAATTATTGCAGGTGTTATCCAGATTGCAGATATTGAGTCAAGTCCAAAATATGGAGAGGACGCAATTAACGTATTTATCCAAATGCAGCGGATAGCGATGAAGCCTAACCATTTTACCTTTACCAGTATCCTTGGAGCTTGCAGCCGCCTAGCATTTCTTGAACATGGCAAGCAAGTCCATGCCCACATCATAAAGGGTAAGCTTGAATCGAATGAATTTGTGGGAAGTGCTCTCGTTGACATGTATGCCAAATGTGGAGCAGTAGAAGATGCATGGAAATGGTTCAGCAAAATGCCAAAGCTAGATATTGTCTCTTGGACGGCAATGATCTCAGGATATGTACAGAATGGACAATGTGAAGAAGCCCTGGAATTTTTTTGCCAAATAATAAGGGAAGGCGTGAAGCCAGATCATTTGATTCTATGTACTGTTCTAAGTGCATCTGCCATCTTAGCAGGCCAGGAACAAGGAAGGCAAATCCATGCCTACAGTATCAAAACTGGATATGAATCACTTGTTGTTATAGGAAACTCCCTCATTGACATGTATAGCAAGTGTGGAAGCATAGATGATGCAGGTACTTTCTTTGGTACAATGTTCAAGCGAGATGTAGTGTCATGGAGTGTGCTGATTTCAGGATATGCTCAGCATGGGCGTGGGAAAGAAGCTCTTCAACTTTTTGCTCAaatgcaagaagaaggaacaaaaCCTAACCACATCACCTTTGTTGGTGTTCTATCTGCTTGCAGCCATGTTGGGTTAGTGGATGAAGGTTATCGATACTTCAATTCTATGATTAGAGATCACGGCATTGAACCAAAAGTAGAGCATTGTGCCTGTATTGTTGATCTTCTTGGTCGTGCTGGGCGTATGGATGAGGCAGAGCACTTCATAAATGAAATGGGAGTTGAATCCAATGCAGTAGTGTGGCGTACATTGCTTGCAGCCAGCAGAATCCATGGGAATTTGGATCTGGGTAAGCGTGCTGCAGaacacatcattgagcttgaaCCTCACACTTCTGGCACGTATGTTTTGCTTTCAAATATCTATGCCTCGGTTGGCAGGTTGGATGATGCAAGAAAAGTAAGAAATATGATGAGAGATAGGGGACTTAAAAAGCAGCCAGGTCTTAGTTGGATTGAagtcaacaatattgttaattgTTTTACTGTAAGGGTATAGAAAATCTTACCGGTGAATggaaagaatatgcaacatttgagAGACCGATGAAACAAATCAAAGAAGCAAGCCTGATACAAATTTTGCTCTACATTAGTGGAGCAGGAACCAAGGGAAACTTCTCTTGCGGCCATTACAGTGAAATTTGGGAATCGCATTTGGTTTGATTAACACTCTGCTTGGAATGCCTGTCAAAGATATTAAGAAATTCCATGCGTGAGGGGACATACATACTGC is a genomic window of Cryptomeria japonica chromosome 7, Sugi_1.0, whole genome shotgun sequence containing:
- the LOC131060171 gene encoding pentatricopeptide repeat-containing protein At3g13880, which codes for MHLIMDHLNLTSLVNSVTAVLKCQKYAHVVWIASFGTKIQSLAFGYHGSCARIEDYREEDSTENEQPKNCYDSISEHVSNLCRNGPLLVDSNTYTCLLQECVKSKALEGGQRIHTHMIKTGFKPCVFLQTNLVNMYAKCGSLEDARQVLDKIPKPDIVSWNSLISGYAQYGHYEDVQRQFWQMRKLGMNVDHFTFATMLSACAKLGDLRQGKQIHTHIIRTGFRSQLFVSNALVDMYAKCGRLEEAHIVFDEASERDGISWNALITGYAQNGHDEETLKLFGQMQQLGLKPTFFTFGSILKACGDGGIQERGKVIHAYIIKTGFETDVFVGSAIVDMYAKCRAIADALKVFHKMPARNVATYNVIIAGVIQIADIESSPKYGEDAINVFIQMQRIAMKPNHFTFTSILGACSRLAFLEHGKQVHAHIIKGKLESNEFVGSALVDMYAKCGAVEDAWKWFSKMPKLDIVSWTAMISGYVQNGQCEEALEFFCQIIREGVKPDHLILCTVLSASAILAGQEQGRQIHAYSIKTGYESLVVIGNSLIDMYSKCGSIDDAGTFFGTMFKRDVVSWSVLISGYAQHGRGKEALQLFAQMQEEGTKPNHITFVGVLSACSHVGLVDEGYRYFNSMIRDHGIEPKVEHCACIVDLLGRAGRMDEAEHFINEMGVESNAVVWRTLLAASRIHGNLDLGKRAAEHIIELEPHTSGTYVLLSNIYASVGRLDDARKVRNMMRDRGLKKQPGLSWIEVNNIVNCFTVRV